From the Nodularia sphaerocarpa UHCC 0038 genome, the window TGATTAAAATTTCTTACATAATATCCAAATCCAATTTTTAACCTCACCCCGCCGAAGAAGTTGCGTCAAAGTCTCCCCTCTCCTTACTTTCGCGTAGCGTCTCCCTCTTCTCCCAAAGGGAGAGGCTAACGCCAAGGGAGAAGGAGAGGGGTTGGGGGTGAGGTTGGTGTATTTTATTAAATCCGCAGTTTGTAGTGAGGACTTCAGTCCTCATGAGCGTCAGGGAAAACAGGACTAAAGTCCTGACTACGAGCGAATATTCTACTGTTGCATTAAAAATAGTTTATTCATATCTAAACGCACATACCAAGGGAAAGGCTTGTCTTTGATATTCGCCCATTTTTCTTTAAATACTTCTGCCTGTAGGTGGTAATCATGACTGTGATTTAATGAATTATGCAGTCGTAAATACAACGTCATCCGGTGCGGTGTTTCCCTTGTTCTGACTAACCAACAGGGAAAGGTATTCTCTGTATTTGGGTCGCTTGTAAAGCTGAGATGATGGGCGCGAATGCCTATATAAGCTGGTGACTGGGGTAAAGGTTCCATCACTTTTAGGGTGCAGTCCCAATCTAAAGCTGCTATTTCATTAGAAGATAATACTTTTACTGGGGAAAAGTTTTTGCAACCTGTTAACTGTGCAACAGTGTAAGTATTGGGATGGTCGAAAATATTTTGTTTATCATCGTTAGCAATAATTTGTCCTTGGGACATGACCAACAATTGTTGACAGACTTCATAAGCTTCTTCTAAATTATGGGTAACAAATAGTGTCACTCCTGGATATGTGCTGAGGGTTTCAATTAATTGTTCTTGTAATTGGTGGCGCAGATATGTATCCAGGGCTGAAAATGGTTCATCTAATAGTAATGCTTCTGGTTTAATTGCTAAAGCTCTAGCTAAGGCTACTCTTTGTTGCTGTCCTCCCGAAAGTTGATGAGGATAGCGATTTTCTAATCCTTCTAACTGCACTGCTAGAAGTTGCGCCTGTACCTGTTGCTTAATTGCTAATGTTGATAAGCCTTGAGGTAAGCCAAAGGCGATATTTTGCATGACAGTCAGATGTGGGAATAAAGCATAATTCTGCATTAAGAAACCAATGCGGCGATCGCGTGAAGGCAAATTAATTCTTTGTTCAGAATCAAATAACACTCGCCCATTTAAAACAATACGTCCTTTTGTGGGTGTTTCGATGCCAGCAATGCAGCGCAAAATCATACTTTTACCAGCACCAGAACCTCCCAAAAATCCCAAGGTATTACTATCGCCGCTAAAACATACCTGCAATCTAAAGCCTGGAAGTTGTTTTTTTATATCTACGAATAATCCTGATAAATCAGTTTTATTAGAAATTTGACATATCTGGTATTCTTGATTTGTTAGTCCTTGGGGTAATTGGGAATTTTGTGGTTTTCGCTTTTCCCGTTTTTCTTGCCAAAGGTTAACTGCTATAATCCCAGATAAAGAAATACTCATGATGGCGATCGCCCAAAACCAAGCTTCATTCATCGCGCCAGCTTCTACAGCAAAATAAATTGCCATCGGGATGGTTTGAGTTTGTCCGGGGATATTACCAGCTAACATTAACGTAGCTCCAAATTCACCCAAAGCCCGCGCAAAAGCTAAACTTGTGGCTGCAACAATTCCGGGAAATGCTAAGGGTAAACTAATCCGCCAAAAGATGGTTGATTCTGATGCACCAAGGGTTCTGGCTACGCGTAAAAGATTTCCATCAATTTGTTCAAAGGCTCCCAAGGCTGTTTTATACATTATAGGAAATGCTACCACTGTCGCGGCGATCGCTGCACCATACCAGGTAAAGACAATGCTAAAATCTAAAGGCTGCATGAGTTTACCTACAGGGCCATTCCTCCCAAAAAATAACAGTAGTAAAAATCCCACAACTGTAGGCGGTAAAATCAAAGGAGCGACAAAAATTCCTTCAATTAATGATTTGGCTTTACCTCGATATCCTAACATCCAGTAAGCTGACCAAATCCCTAAAAAAAAGGTAATAAATGTGGCTAATAAAGAAGTTTTTAGTGATATCCAAAGAGGAGATAAATCCATAATATTGTTCAGTAATTCGTACTTTGTCTGGAATTAGGGACTTACAAATAAAAAAATATCCCACAAATTCTTGTGGAGGGGGCAAAGATGCCCTCTAATGAACGCGCGCAGCGTCTTGAAAGAAGCAAGATGGAAATGCTGCTATTAATTCACAATAAAACCGTATTTTTTGAGGATTGTTTTGGCTTGATTACTAGATAAAAATTCGACAAATTCTTTGGCAGTAGGAATATTTTTACTGCTTTTAATTACTGCCATTGGATAAACAATTGCAGAGTGATATTTTTCATCAGCAGCAACTACAACTTTAACTTTCTGGGATATTTTGGCATCTGTGGCGTAAACTAAGCCCGCATCGGCGTTACCACTTTCTACTGCTGCTAAAACTTGACGCACATTGTTAGCCAAAACTAATTTAGATTTTATTTTATCAAAAATTCCCAATTTCTTGAATACTTGGTCGGCATATTGTCCTGCGGGTACGCTTCTGGGTTCTCCTACAGCAATTCTCTTAATTCTGGCATCTGTTAAATTGAAAAAGCTATTAATGCCTGTAGTGTTATTCGGCACAATCAAGACTAAGCGGTTAGTTGCTAGGTTGGTACGAGTACCTGGAACTAAAAGTCCTTTTTGCTCTAATGCATCTACTTGTCTTCTAGCGGCGGAAATAAAGATATCTGCTGGCGCACCCTGCTCAATTTGTTGTTGTAATGCTCCAGAAGCCCCAAAGTTATATCTAATATTGACCTTTGGTTGACTTTGTTGGTAAAGGGGCTGAATTTCTTCTAGTGCATCTTTTAAACTAGCAGCCGCAGATACCAATAAATTGGCGTTTGACTGTGCTACTAAGGGAGTGGGAGTAATTAAGGGTAAGGCGACGGCTAAGAAACAGCTAGTAACTGCGATACCAATCAAGGCAAACATCTGTTTTTTATTCATATTTTTATTTTTGCTGTGTAATTAAAGTTTTAAGGTTGCTATAAAGCTGCTTGTTTGTATTTACACATGAACTAAATTTTAATTCTGTAGCAAGGATAACTGACGTAATGCCAGAATATATGCTTTTTAGAAATAAAACCCAGTCTTTGTACAAGCATCAGGACTGGGCGATGTACTCAAACCTAGTGTTTTCCGTAAATTTGGCTTTTTAGCAAGTTATTTTACTTAAAACCAAAATTCTTGCTATTTAGGCGGCATGAGATTTCGCTTTGTGAAATACCCGAAATGCAGAGATATTTAAAATTACCCCTAAGATGATTTTCAGTATGGGTACGGGAATAATACCCACCAGCATTCCCCCAATGATGGCTCCAATAATTGAGCCAACCCCCATCGGGGCGACGGTATTTTTCCAGATTGTGCGATTCCTACGGAGCGCTTCGCTATCGCGAAAAGCGCCTCTACTGGCATATTTAATTACCCCAACTAGCACAGTGGGGAAGCTAATCAATAGGCTAGCTGTGCCGGCTGTGCGAATATCTACACCAAAGGCAAAAACTAAGGTAGGAATAATCACTTCACCCCCAGCAACCCCCAGTAAACTGCTAACTAATCCAATAGCTAACCCAAACAGAATACCTGCGGGTATGTTCCAGGATGCAGGTAGCAAGGCTGGTATTTCTTGGGGGAGAAAAGCCTCAATTATCAAGGCGATACCAATGATTACCAATAGCCAGAGAATAATTCGCTCTAGCTGTTCGTTGGAAAGTCTGCTGGCCATTGTCGCCCCAAAAAAGGCTGTAATGACTGCTCCAGCAATTAACGAAAGGATGACTGGTAGCAAAGGAATTACTAAATCGAAGGAAAGCAGGCTACCTCGAATTGCTAAGGATGCAGCAATTGATATCAAGCTCACTGCAAGATTTACAGGTACGGCTTGCTGTGCTGAATAGCCCAATATGCTGGCTAGCACTGGTAGGCGAAATTCTGCACCTCCCAAGCCAATTAGCCCTCCTAATATCCCGATGGGTACTGAGTAAAGAAAGGATAATTGGAAACGGCGTACTTGTGCAGAGGAATTATTCTGTTTCATTGTTCTTATGGAATTGCTATAAAGCTACTTGTTTGTATTTACACATAAAGTCAGTTGTAATTCTGTAGCCAGTTTAGCTAACATGATGCCAAAATAAATGCGTTTAGAGGTGTTTTTTAAACGCAGAGGGGCGCTAAGGTAAACGCAGAGGTACGCTGAGTTTTTGCTATCAGCTATAATATTTATTGGTATTATTTATAACATCTGGTTTGACTAAGATGATTTGGGTGTGTCGCCTCCCAGCATGGCTTTGTTATTTGATGACTTTGAGCGTCCCACAGCCGGTTTAGTCTTCGCCCTCATACTAATTTTTAATTTTATGTCTCATCTCTGTTGGGAAATTTGCATATATAAAATCAATTATTTATCAGACTTAAATTGCCCTTAAAGTAAGACAATAACCATGATTATATGTCTTTTTAAAAAGCATTTTGTCCTTGACTTTCCCGAATTACCTGAATAAAAATAGCAGTAACAGCTAAGGCAATCACTGCTTAACTGTTAACTAATCCAATCTATTAGCAACAAATGCTTGAGGAGCAAATATTATGGCAAACATCACT encodes:
- the modB gene encoding molybdate ABC transporter permease subunit yields the protein MDLSPLWISLKTSLLATFITFFLGIWSAYWMLGYRGKAKSLIEGIFVAPLILPPTVVGFLLLLFFGRNGPVGKLMQPLDFSIVFTWYGAAIAATVVAFPIMYKTALGAFEQIDGNLLRVARTLGASESTIFWRISLPLAFPGIVAATSLAFARALGEFGATLMLAGNIPGQTQTIPMAIYFAVEAGAMNEAWFWAIAIMSISLSGIIAVNLWQEKREKRKPQNSQLPQGLTNQEYQICQISNKTDLSGLFVDIKKQLPGFRLQVCFSGDSNTLGFLGGSGAGKSMILRCIAGIETPTKGRIVLNGRVLFDSEQRINLPSRDRRIGFLMQNYALFPHLTVMQNIAFGLPQGLSTLAIKQQVQAQLLAVQLEGLENRYPHQLSGGQQQRVALARALAIKPEALLLDEPFSALDTYLRHQLQEQLIETLSTYPGVTLFVTHNLEEAYEVCQQLLVMSQGQIIANDDKQNIFDHPNTYTVAQLTGCKNFSPVKVLSSNEIAALDWDCTLKVMEPLPQSPAYIGIRAHHLSFTSDPNTENTFPCWLVRTRETPHRMTLYLRLHNSLNHSHDYHLQAEVFKEKWANIKDKPFPWYVRLDMNKLFLMQQ
- a CDS encoding sulfite exporter TauE/SafE family protein, producing MKQNNSSAQVRRFQLSFLYSVPIGILGGLIGLGGAEFRLPVLASILGYSAQQAVPVNLAVSLISIAASLAIRGSLLSFDLVIPLLPVILSLIAGAVITAFFGATMASRLSNEQLERIILWLLVIIGIALIIEAFLPQEIPALLPASWNIPAGILFGLAIGLVSSLLGVAGGEVIIPTLVFAFGVDIRTAGTASLLISFPTVLVGVIKYASRGAFRDSEALRRNRTIWKNTVAPMGVGSIIGAIIGGMLVGIIPVPILKIILGVILNISAFRVFHKAKSHAA
- the modA gene encoding molybdate ABC transporter substrate-binding protein, with product MNKKQMFALIGIAVTSCFLAVALPLITPTPLVAQSNANLLVSAAASLKDALEEIQPLYQQSQPKVNIRYNFGASGALQQQIEQGAPADIFISAARRQVDALEQKGLLVPGTRTNLATNRLVLIVPNNTTGINSFFNLTDARIKRIAVGEPRSVPAGQYADQVFKKLGIFDKIKSKLVLANNVRQVLAAVESGNADAGLVYATDAKISQKVKVVVAADEKYHSAIVYPMAVIKSSKNIPTAKEFVEFLSSNQAKTILKKYGFIVN